aagatttattattaaaaggtGATGTGATACAGAATTGTTCAACTTTTTCAAATTGATGGACACGGAAAATACCACGTGTATCTCTACCATGGCTACCAACTTCTTGACGGAAACATGTTGATATTCCAGCATAACGGATTGGAAGGGAACTTTCTGGTAGCCATTCATCGCGATGGAATGCAGCAATTGGTTGCTCAGAAGTGgctattaaatatttttcttcaatttctttatcttCAGCACGTTCACCTTTGCCAATCACTTTATAGAGTTCTTCATCAAATTGTGAAAGTTGGGCTACTTCTTGCATAATCTCTTTTCGCATAAAGAATGGAGTGTAAAGtggtttataattttttaaatgcaatTTTCTTAATGCAAATTGAATTATTGCATATTCTAAAAAGACAGCTGGACCAGTTAAATAATAACCTCTACCTCCGGAAACAACAGCCCCCCTTTCTCCATCCATTCCATCAATCATACAAATCAAATCAACATGAGaatactttttctttattgtgcAATCACCAAAGGTCCTCTCAACtttattttcatcttcatcattaCTAACAGGAACAGATTCATGTAAATGATTTCCAACTTCCCTTAAAGCCGAATTCCTTTCTTTTTCTACTTCCAAAAGAtccttttcatttttactaATAGCATCATCAATTAATCCTCTAACCTTTTTTATTTGAGACACCGTTAACGGTTTTAAAAGATCACCCGTTAAACTTTCTAATTGTTCAACAACGTTTTTAGGCACTTCTTCATTAGGATCACCTTGAGGCTccttctttttcattttttcaccGGTTTCTTTactacatacattttttaacttattccAATTATCCGCTTTATGTCTTAATTGTCTCCATTGGGTGTCTTTTTCAACCACCGTATTCACCAGGCCGATATCTTTAAACCGTTTCGTTTGATTCGTACGGATTTTATCGGGATCTCCTCCTTTATCGGAACGGAATAAATCTAAATCCAATaccattttgaaattttcttagtTACACAGATGTAAATGCTGATGTAAGAAATGCGGCACTTTACACGTTGAATGACGAATCGATCGATTTATAGGTTAGGATGGTGCATTGTCAAAGGTGAAGTATTAAGGTCTATTCTTATATTGTGATGGAACGATATGAGTGAGATGGATAGGTTGGGTTTATGGGGAAGTGAAGGAGATGGAATTAGTGTAATTTGACGTTTGGTGTGTTTTATATCTATTATGTTGAAAACAGCTATTTGTGGTTATGAAaggtatttaaaataatttggaagaaatgaattaatttgaaaaattatgaatttgaaaagtttatgaaaatgtttataaaaaaatttaatgatagtGTCATCTATTGGTAGTAAGGTATTACATGATGCTGCCatctttgttttaaaactgaaaataaatgTGCCATTTAACGAGATAAGTTCGCGTTGTTCAGCGCCAGTCGATTGTGGAATAGTAGACCAGCTGACTGGAATTGTCATAaatacaccaaaaaaaaatgtcccGGTCTCGTTCCAGTAGGGATTCGTCGCGATGGCAATTGTAAGGGCCCCCGGCTTGTCGATCAGCGTCAGACGAACTGTCTAGCGTCGATCGAGACCCGTTCCTGGCCCCAATTTCGGCAAGAGATGGACGAACAGCCATGGATGGGATGGGAGACGCAGTGTTGAACAATGGCAGCTGTGACAGTTTGCCATTCGAGCCGGAGAACCGTCTCGAGGAAATACAAGACACCATCAGGTACACATTCGCTATCTTTAGATAACACAACAATAAcataatcaattaattatctAATTATTTTGGTAGTGAAACCAGTAAAGTTAAGATCAACAGTATCCTTAAAGAAGTTGATACACTTACTCCAGTTGAGAAActcttattatattttaaattaccaaCGGAAAAAAGTCTTGTTGATCCATTAAAGCAGCCCACCAATCCATTAGGAAGTCGTGTTGAGATTAATCTTACCATACAGTGGATTAAAACTCATCTTGAAGAGGATCCTGATATTTCAttgcaaaagaaaaatgtttatgatGAATACACGTAAGATTTAAATCATTACATCATCAAGACTTAATACTATATGctgctttatttaatttttagatcaTATTGTAGTGAAAATCAGATTAAACCACTTTCGACAGCCGATTTTGGTAAGGTAATGAAACAGGTCTATCCTAGGGTTAAACCAAGAAGGTTAGGAACAAGGGGAAACTCACAATATTGCTATTCTGGACTTAGGACAAGAATTAAGTTGGGAACGCCTGGTCTTCCTGatctatctcaaaaaccacAAGTAATAAGATTATTTGATctctaaaaaaatgattttatgacatccattttttgttttagtcgACCGAATTTACAATATGGAACGATTCGGATGTCTTTGCGGCCGTGTGGTGTATCATTAAGGAATGGTCAGAAACAAAACTCGGGTCCAAGTTTAATTCATGGTTCAATTTGGCACACTTTCTCGTCAAGAATCATTCAATTGGAGCCGGGACGAATGCTGCCTCTGTGATCATATCTGCCATTCAAAATGAGCAGAACGGTAAAacattttgtagcaaaatttTTGGGTTCtattgattttatatgatttataattaaatttttattcatttcccTATAAATTAAGGGTAAAAGTTGGATTTAGttccacatttttaattaattaacgcccaaattaaaattaaatttgtttttattgttatttattaatttattcttgGTCAAATAAGTTCAAAAAAAACTCGAACATTTCTTTCGTCAATGGCGTCAAAGGCCTTgctgtgacgtcattggaggaattgacatttctatatttttatttatatacgtAAATCAACATAAACTCTCTATTTCTTGAGTTTAATAACACATGTTTagtgtttaaatttataaatattattatatttatatctaAAGTTacgataaaaatgttataattgtaGTAATAATTGTTGGTTTAGAAAATAGATGGCGGCAcgatactttatttttatcgaattttcTTTAAGTAAATTAAGACAGTAATTGTTGAGAAAGTTAAAACGCCTTCGTTAAACATTAAGTTAAATTGACTATTAACGATGgtacaaattatttaaggcCCTTCACCACCTAACAATAATATACTATATTTTTCCTCCAATGACGTCACATTTCCCACCTTACCCCGCCAATGTCAATTTGTtcgagttggataaccttgGGGAGTTTAAGTGTGAAATTGAGCAAAGCACTTCAGCGCAAAGTGTTTTTGTGCATAATTTAGATCTTAGAGAATAgtaatttatgtatttttatatataggTGATTTAACAAATGCTGTGAATAGTAACAGACACAAGGAAGCGATAAGAAAACTTCAACAGAAATGCGAGGGAAAAGAGCAAAAGCGGAAATTacaagtaaatattttaaaagatttattatgTATCAtactaaattaattgatttaggTTCAGCAAGTAAAACAAGAACCAAAATCGCGTTcaaaaaaaccaaaagtagTTTTGCCGTCGTCAACGTCAACAAGTCGAGGTTCATCGCCATCGTCATCGTCGTCATCGGCTGAAAACAAGCTGCAAAGTCCGCAATTGCAAGGTCCGAAACAAGTCTGTGATATAGATTTCCGGAACGGCGCGGCCGCAACTCAACAACAGGATGCGACGCCACCGCTCCTGGCGGCCGTTTCGTTTCACAGGCCGCCGGCGGCTGTTGAAGGTAAAGTAGCAATACCGCGCCTTCCAACCGCGTCAAAACAACAACAATTACAATCCCCGCCCGATTCAACGGCGCCACGTTCCAAGAACATGAAGTACAAACACATCCAGCCGAAATGTGATATGAGCACGTACAACCTGCAGCAGACAACCACTGTTAACGTCGCGCGTGGTTCTGCTGCGAACCACCGATCTCAAGAAACTTTAGGAGGTAAGTTAAATAGTAGAAAGTTAAAGAAAAGGGAGGAAACGGTCACCGCAAGTTTCCTTGAAGATGACACGACGGAATTGTTATCACGGCAACGATTAATTAGTGTGGGAAATTTGGATAAGGACGCGTTGGATGAATATTTAGGAAAAAATAATAGTCAAGAAACGGAAGAAGAAATAATgcattattatgaaaattcaAGGTTCGAAgatacaaataaaacaatacaatTATCACAATTAAGATCACTTTTGGAGCAATCAACAACTGTACAAGATAAtaatgcaaatttaaaaagtagttTAAAGCAAGACGCTCCGGTTGTTTTACCGAATTTTCAAGCGAGTTTGGGTCGACGTCGAGTTAGTTTTGATCCGCAATATCCCGAAGAGGTCCCCCCAAGTCCGAATACGCgtactaaaaattattcttttacGCCAATATCACCTGGATCAAAATCTCCAAAATCCTCAAGTGCAACTCCAAGTCCTTTTGTTAGTCCAAGAAATACACCTTTACCAAGAGCAAGAGGCAATTCTCATCCTTATCTTTTAACTAATTCACTTtccaaaaaacgaaaaaatgttaaagaattCGACGTCACTcaagttaatataaatatgcCAATGTCAGCCCCTCCAAGTCCAAAAGTTGCGTTTTCACATAACACACAACCTACATTTACTTATAATGTATCaacaaatgttcaaaatgatcaATTATCAGCTGAAGTTAGTAGTTTATTTGATAGTTTACCACCAGCTACAGATCCAATTTTAATGAGATCACAATCTGTTCCAGTGAATGTAgctcaaaattttaatacaattccGTTTTATGATTATAATTTTCACGAACAACTACAAACAACAACAAATCAACTAACTTCAGATCAATTAACCTCAGAACAACTTACAAAAGAATTATCAACAAGTGAGCATACTTTTGGGCCtgttgataatattttaacaaattcgattgatttaaattccttgaaaataaatccgTCGCGTTCAGTTCCAAGTACTCCAATTCCCGTTCAACAACCAGAACATATAATAACAAATGCGGAAGTAAATTCATATTCATCGAGATCGTATCCATCGACACCGATGACAAATGAAACGTTTCAATATGGTGGGAAAACTAaggattatttattaaacggGCAACcgattaaagataaaaaaccGGATGAGGATATTGCTGGGTTGCCTTTAATAGATATGGAGGGGTTGGAAATTGGTCATGGATTGCAAGGATTAGATGCGATCGACAATAAAGAGGACGGTTTTTTTGTGCAATTGGATGGAACGGTAACCGGTTTTACGGTTAAACAAAACGAGGAAGACTTTGAGGGTATCGATGGTGATTATTTTAAAGGTGTTACTGAtggataatgaaaaaaaagttcttttttgttttgactAATTGATAAGGATAATGATGGTAAAAAACGTGATAGACTTAAAAATCATGATGAGGgttgtaatttttcttctttttgttttaagatgggaagttttattaatttttactttcttattaatttgtgtttgaaaaattttaatgattttgtaaaatatgaGTTGGgcaaatttctaaaattaaggttcaacaattttttcaatttaagttGAGAAAGTTTCAACTTTTTTGCAGGGAAAAAATTgatctttttcatttaaaaattgttactaaaaaataatattcgaTTTATAGTAAAACCACAACAATCGATGCAAGTCTACAACGACtgcaataaattaatcaaaagtCGCCATAAAAGTAGTATTTTTGGGaaagttttgaattttatgggaaacattttttagaaaccttgttatgataaaaaattaaataggaATGGAAGTTCCTATAAATTTTCTAAGgagaaaagtaataaaataacagtTATATGTATCAAGGCAATAAAGCTAAACTATTTTATAGACGAATGTGCTGATGCAGCTGCCAAAAGGTATAACATGGGGCATTAAAGTCAATACCAAACTGATCCATTTAAAAAGCAGATCGTTTTAAAACTTTGTCTTTAACGTAATAAACTCTTTAAATAGATTAAGTATCGTTAAACCGTTAAATAGTACCGTTAAATTTTGCTAATGATTTTAGCATGTATTTGAAAATGcttatttttatagaaaatggGCGATTGTGGTATTTAATCCATTTAGAGGCTTTAATGCAACAATGCATAATTGCAATGGAAAATATAACatctttaaagataaaaagttAGATGCATAATTTGGGTTTTCGCTACAAGCactatctttttaatttcttacgaaatattttcaatttgtttGGAAAAATGCTATTATTAGCTAtttttttcaatgatttttattaatttaatacttaCAAGTAACCGGTTTAGGAAATCTCtttatagtttttgaaatttaaaatatgtaaccaATAGAATAAGGAGAAATACAGCTAAAGTTAATCGTTCATGATGGTTGTTATACTCTGTCATTGTTTATGTTCATCATTCTTTGATTTCTAGTAATAAAGCAACATATCACAGAAAATTTAGACAACGATTAAACAACACGCGAATTTAGAACacaattagaaattgtttaatgaCTTTAGTAGCTTATAGTAGATCATGATTCAAATCGTTACATGCTTTCAatgatgattttaaattaccaAACCAGTTAGCTACTGGATAGctgaaagttttaaaaaaaattgactcTTGAAAGTTGTTCATCAAACCGACTTGTTTAATTGTAGCGTTGTTGTTCAAAATTCGTCTGGTTCGAAGTTGTATCCATAcgaaactatttttttatctacttCCTGTATAAAAATCGTTCTTGAGTTAAGGGTTAAActaaatattaagttttaatatcaatacattttttgattttttcaatctattaaaatcaatatacttgaacttttttatcttttcaaatttaataataaatttaataactttactGCGATGCGATGTGACATCAATGAGAATAAAATATACGATcgaattcaaatattttttatttcgcatcaaaaattatactttaaGAACATCATTTCGTAATTTATAATCTTAGATGATATAGTTTGAAGCTTATTCTTTGTCTATATGCTCGACTGGCAAAAACTCTGTTTTGGTtcgatttgaaaaattcattttcaGTTCGATCAAAGCAACTGATAAATTTTCCAGAGATAAAGGACGACTTAAATACTGTTTCAACCCGTGATCTATTTACAAAGGtagaaattgataataaaaattctttgtaaaatcCAATCTGGTCCAATATAAAACCACATATTTGTTTATTCCACTTATgtttaaattatcaatttttattctatttagCTGAGGagtcttttttattctattcaCTTCATTCATCTTTTTGTTCTGATCGTATCTCCACACTGCATTCTCATCATGTGCATGATTGAATTTTGGTGTCCTAAATAccacttttaaaaaatctataaatgACCTCGGTTTCGCAACTTCCCTCAAAGAGGTTTCTTGTTATACCGTCGTATACAGTCGTAGTCTTGTTGTTTGTCAAAATAGATGCGATAATATTGACCATAATGTGAACaagtaaattgtttataaaaccgtcttcaaaaactttctaaaatactttaacGGAGTACCAAGTTTATCTAGTTTTGTAAACTTTTATGTCAcaattagtttaaattaactataagtaagttattaattaaaaaaattaattcaaacctgatttctttgttttcttttcagTTAAACTAAGCGGGATTAATAGAGAACAATTagctattaataaaatttaattttttatagctTCAAAAATTCCAATGACTCCAAGTGATATCATATATCGTTATTGTTAGTTACCTTTATTTGGGATTAATGATGGGTGGGTAAAATAGCTGTATTTGTTAAATTGTAATACGGAGCTATAATTacgaatttgttattaaattaatttggtaatcaagatttatttagtttttttaaaattattttgagtcTGTTTATTACGAACCCGGGTTATAACGTTCAATTGGATATAAAGTATGTTCTTTTTCGGTCCCCTTGCTTATAGTATAAGAAGATTCGAACGTCATAAGCATATAAAACTCTTACTTTTAGTGGATAACCATGCTGCTGGCTACcgtaaaatctattaaaaaaattgattaaagagTCGGATGATGGGGAAAATTTTGTATTGTGTTTGTTGGCGCAAGTTTGGAATACAATTGGTCAagaaataattagaaattGCTTCAGACCTTAGTTATAtacattttgaatttgatttttgaacaCGAATTTATTGGTTTGATTGATTAACCGTACCTTATTAAAcatgatattttattataacgtACTTCCTGACACAACCTACGCATTTTTAGATCCCGTGAGGGTATTTTATAACCAGAGTCGACTGTATATACATATTCGCACATACAAAGTATATGTGTAAAATAAGAAGTATTGtaatcatataaaaaaatcgatttttatgaaacattttgaatatttttgttcttataTCTGCTTGTATGTGTAAACACGATAACTTAAAAAAGGAATTAACTGCGTTGGTTAACTTCATGGCTATTACACCAAAACTATAGATATGTATTAGTCTTTTGAGTGCAACCAGCCAACCCGAAATACTACTTTACTTGAATACATCTTGAATCATTTTCATACAAACTTCTTTTAAATAGAATGCCCATATTTTATGGGCATTTATACATACAAAGAATGTACTGGAAATCGCAGTACTGGCAGTGGCTTCTGGTACAGCAAAGAACTGTTTAGTTTCCTTATATGGAAATTGTCAAATCCAACGCAAAATGGCCTTACCGATTGTAATTACACCATTCATTACGATATGGTCTTAACTGACTCaagattgaaataaaactggCATTTATCGACGAAAactataacaattttattatttgtttggTACATTATATTACAAATGgataattcctataaaatatGTTTCCTATAAAAGTCAgttactaaaaaataatatcaaatttGATACTTTGATGttgatcaaaaaatatttactaaactAATTTGAGATTTATCATTAAAACACTAAAGATTGAAGGTTTtactataaattaaaaaatttcccatctttaaattaataaataatgtatattataaaaaaaagtaatatttaataacttggtttgttaaaaaattgcgGGCTGtgcttttcttttcaaaattaagaaCCTAGTGAGATAAATaaggaaaaaaatctttgatgATTGTAATAAGAGTTAAAAAATGCAGAGATAAAGTGAGAAAGTGTGGGCAATATCATGGAAAAGTGAGTTAagtcgtttttttttgtaatgatttagtatttcaaattgaaattgaagcaGCTGAATGAGAACTACATCACTTCTTTAcgatattgaactttttaattcatttttttttttaaataaaattaatttctttcaaaacaatcgttaatagaataaaaaattagaacgaaaaaaaaaaagaatagaattgaaagaaaagaataattattgttattatttgttatttctgttagaaaaaaaaatctattttatatatgtgtataacttttatcatttttatttcgcggaattttcaaaaaaaaaaactcttccacttaatttttattattattagttattattaatctttagCCTTTAAGTGTTATATATCTATTCATCGGTGatatttgagtttaaaaaaagtgaaatttcaATATAAACGTTTTaggaagaaaaatttaaaatttttaactattttaaaatcaaatttcttttttaaaattttaatttattattttcaagcaAAATTTTTTCGTAGTTAGTGAATATCTgtgataaatcaaaatttgataatatttatatggcactaaaaaagagaaaaaacgttttttgatagaatttctaaaattaaaaatgaaatcaacaattactACGATATAATAGATACTTTATTGTGTTTATcaatatttcttttcatttaataattaaaaaataatctttttttccatttaaatcccacatttttttgattattttcggcgctgtatatattttttatttttagtcttGCTGATTCTATGTGCTGTGTTGTTGTTAGATctggatatatttttttttcaataagtctttcaattaaaaaagttactccaatatatttattattaataaaaaacaacacCGCTTTCGATCGTAAggtgtatatattttttttttaaataaatgtctattaaaataaatatattaaagtaaGTTATCCAAAACCCTCTTTACCCaacatttatttctgttttaatCCAGTTCTAACAACTTTTAGTAAGTAAATAACCAATTTTAGGACCACTTTGAGAacacatttcatttttttgattgataataaaaaaatggttttaagaAATAACTTAAAAGTGGTCTAAGCACTGAATGTTTAGggttatgtaaataaaaataaaaaaaaaaataagtaagaggtgaatttatttgtaatttaaaaagaaaagtaaaaaaatcagctacttaataaataaattcatctcataaacaaaaaaaattaataattttttataaatatatgtaCATGTATAAATAAGATCCCTGCCTAATACCCGTGCCTAGCTTGttaatgaagaagaaaaaaacagTAAATTTAAATCACAGCTAAAAAAACCGTAGATGTTTgaggaaaaaaatctttacgTACATCAAAatacgtttttaaaattaaattttaatgcggtgtttattttttttatttaaaacttcttttttataaatcatcaCGTACTGCTTGAAGCGCTatattgtttgttattttactatgaaatttttaagctattatttccaattttagtagtcgttttataaaatttaaaaaaatcaaaaaaataatttgtatctGATAATAATTTGTTGTGTGTAATCAAAGGCATCTTCTTATCGATTCTGTTTTAACTTGATCtcgctttatattttttaattattatcttattattattttgtaatttgtaaTCATCACAAAAgaatttacaaacaaaaaaaaataataataaacgaaaATACGAATCAAATTTGTATCTGTTAAAGtaagtttattaattattattaatttttaacacttaagttttttttttaatctatgtgctaacaattttcttctttttttaaaaggaggaaattaaaaaaaaataatcccCTTAAGTTATtcgttattttgtttataaaatgtacTCAGATTTGAAGagaaagaaatgtttataaaatattgtgtaacgtagagaaaaagaaaacatatctaaaaagcaaaaaatcttttttgcatttaataaatattttattgataggatcaaatttttttggtaatctaaagtttaatttgattttttatgttgtaaaaaaaatattaatggaaCGGAAAAGTC
This genomic stretch from Onthophagus taurus isolate NC chromosome 7, IU_Otau_3.0, whole genome shotgun sequence harbors:
- the LOC111424510 gene encoding serine--tRNA ligase, cytoplasmic, whose protein sequence is MVLDLDLFRSDKGGDPDKIRTNQTKRFKDIGLVNTVVEKDTQWRQLRHKADNWNKLKNVCSKETGEKMKKKEPQGDPNEEVPKNVVEQLESLTGDLLKPLTVSQIKKVRGLIDDAISKNEKDLLEVEKERNSALREVGNHLHESVPVSNDEDENKVERTFGDCTIKKKYSHVDLICMIDGMDGERGAVVSGGRGYYLTGPAVFLEYAIIQFALRKLHLKNYKPLYTPFFMRKEIMQEVAQLSQFDEELYKVIGKGERAEDKEIEEKYLIATSEQPIAAFHRDEWLPESSLPIRYAGISTCFRQEVGSHGRDTRGIFRVHQFEKVEQFCITSPFNNKSWEMMDEMIQNAEDFYQALGIPYRIVNIVSGALNHAAAKKLDLEAWFPGSGAFRELVSCSNCLEYQSRRLLVRYGQTKKMNAATDYVHMLNATMCATTRVICAILEVHQGEDGVKVPDCLKEFMPEMYRDVIPFVKPAPIDLEQASKKNKKQKEGMAKKLGAGEE
- the LOC111424472 gene encoding uncharacterized protein, coding for MDGMGDAVLNNGSCDSLPFEPENRLEEIQDTISETSKVKINSILKEVDTLTPVEKLLLYFKLPTEKSLVDPLKQPTNPLGSRVEINLTIQWIKTHLEEDPDISLQKKNVYDEYTSYCSENQIKPLSTADFGKVMKQVYPRVKPRRLGTRGNSQYCYSGLRTRIKLGTPGLPDLSQKPQSTEFTIWNDSDVFAAVWCIIKEWSETKLGSKFNSWFNLAHFLVKNHSIGAGTNAASVIISAIQNEQNGDLTNAVNSNRHKEAIRKLQQKCEGKEQKRKLQVQQVKQEPKSRSKKPKVVLPSSTSTSRGSSPSSSSSSAENKLQSPQLQGPKQVCDIDFRNGAAATQQQDATPPLLAAVSFHRPPAAVEGKVAIPRLPTASKQQQLQSPPDSTAPRSKNMKYKHIQPKCDMSTYNLQQTTTVNVARGSAANHRSQETLGGKLNSRKLKKREETVTASFLEDDTTELLSRQRLISVGNLDKDALDEYLGKNNSQETEEEIMHYYENSRFEDTNKTIQLSQLRSLLEQSTTVQDNNANLKSSLKQDAPVVLPNFQASLGRRRVSFDPQYPEEVPPSPNTRTKNYSFTPISPGSKSPKSSSATPSPFVSPRNTPLPRARGNSHPYLLTNSLSKKRKNVKEFDVTQVNINMPMSAPPSPKVAFSHNTQPTFTYNVSTNVQNDQLSAEVSSLFDSLPPATDPILMRSQSVPVNVAQNFNTIPFYDYNFHEQLQTTTNQLTSDQLTSEQLTKELSTSEHTFGPVDNILTNSIDLNSLKINPSRSVPSTPIPVQQPEHIITNAEVNSYSSRSYPSTPMTNETFQYGGKTKDYLLNGQPIKDKKPDEDIAGLPLIDMEGLEIGHGLQGLDAIDNKEDGFFVQLDGTVTGFTVKQNEEDFEGIDGDYFKGVTDG